The DNA segment CTAAAAACAACTTCTGTTTATATAAAATGGGATGTAAAGGTCCTATGACATTTAATAACTGTTCTATCATTAGATATAACGAAGGTGCAAACTGGCCTATTGGTGTAGGTCGAGGATGTATTGGTTGTTCTGAACCTGATTTTTGGGATAAATATGCATATGAAAGACCAATGGCTGATGCAAATATTAAGGCTCCAACAGGTGGAGTTGAAAAAACAGTTGATCAATTCGGGCTTGGATTATTAACAGCAACAGCAGTTGGTATTGGTGTGCACGCAGTTACAAGTGCTGCAATTGGAAAAAGAACAGTTCATAGCGAAGATGGAGATGAATAATGAGTAAACACGTAGTAATTGATCCAATAACAAGGATTGAAGGGCACTTAAGAATTGAAGCAGTTATTGATGAAAATAATGTGATCACAGAGGCATACAGTTCTTCTACAATGTTTAGGGGAATTGAAGAGATTTTAAAAGGAAGAGACCCAAGAGACTGTGGTCTTTTAGCAATGAGAATCTGTGGTGTTTGTACAGGTACTCACTACCAAAGAAGTATTGAAGCAGTTGAGCATGCTTTTGGTGTTACAATTCCTAAAAATGCTAGAATTGTTAGAAACTTAATGCAAGGTGCTTTATATCTTCATGACCATATTGTTCACTTCTATCATCTACATGCATTAGACTGGGTTGATATTACAAAAGCTTTAGAAGCTGATCCAAAAGCAGCTGTTGCTGAAGCTCAAAAATGGGCTAAATTGTCTGGACAAAGACCTTGGAATGCTAGTGAAGATGTATTTGCAGAAGTACAAGCAAGGGTTACAAAATATGTAAAACAAGGAAGACTTGGGGTATTTGGAAATGCTTATTGGGGAAGTAAAGCTTATAAACTAACTCCTGAGCAAAATCTAATTGGTCTTTCTCACTATCTTGATGCTTTAGATTTACAAAGAAAAATTGCAAAAGCTCAAGCTATTTTTGGTGGTAAAAATCCACATCCACAATCAATTGTTGTTGGTGGAGTAACTTGTGTACAAGATATTAAAAATCCTGCAAGAATTGCAGAGTTTAAAGATATTATTCAATTGGCACAAAAATTTATCAAACAAGCATATTTACCTGATGTTTATATGGCTGGAACTATGTATGCAGATGAAGCACTTGAAGGTGTTGGTGGTGGTTTAGGAAACTATATGTCTTATGGTGACTTTAACTTAGATGATACACCATTTTATGAAGCTAAAAAACTTTTCCCTAGTGGAATTGTTTTAAATAAAGATTTAACAAAAGTTTTTGATTTAGACCAATCTAAAATTACTGAAGATGTTACTCACTCTTGGTATGAGGGAACTGATAATCTTCACCCATTTAATGGAAAAACAAATCCTAACTATACAGGATTTAAAGAGAAAAAAGATGGGATTGCATATTTAGATGTGGAGAAAAAATACTCTTGGATTAAATCACCACTTTATGATGATCAAAGAATGGAAGTTGGACCACTAGCTAGAATGATAGTTGGTGTAGCAAAAGGGGATGAAAGAATTACAAAATATGTAACAACTTTCCTTAAAAATGGAAATCTTCCTACTTCTGTATTATTCTCTACTGTAGGAAGAACAGCTGGAAGAGCTATTGAAACAGAACTTATGGCAGAAGCAATTTTAGAGTGGTGTGATGAACTAGCTAAAAATGCAGCAGCTGGGGATTTATCTACTTGGACAGAGTTTGATTTTGACAAAGTTGCAAAAGACGCGCAAGGTTATGGTATGGCTGAAGCACCAAGAGGTGGTTTGGGTCACTGGGTTAAAATCAAAGATGGAAAAGTTGTAAATTATCAAGCAGTTGTTCCATCAACTTGGAATGCAGCTCCAAAAGATTACAAAGGTAGAATGGGAGCTTATGAGGCTTCTTTAGTTGGAACTAAAGTAGTTGATCCAGATCAACCATTAGAGATTATTAGAACAGTGCATAGTTTTGACCCTTGTATCGCTTGTGCAGTTCACATTGTAGATACAAAAGGCAAAGAATTGGCAGTATACAAAGTAGATCCAGTAGGAGGATGCCGTGCCTAAAATGAAGCGGGTTGAGAGAATGACTCCAATCATGCGAACCATTCACTGGATGAATGCTATTTGTATGGTTGTTGCAGTTATAACCGGGCTATATATAGGTCATCCATATTATCAAACATTTATTGCAGATCCTGCAGTTGATAAATATGTGATGGCATGGAATAGATGGGGACATTTTATTGTTGCTATTATATTTGATGTTACAGCAATTTTAATTGGTTATTTGTATCTTTTCTCTAGATTTGAAAAACCATATAAAAAGATTTTGCCAACAAAAAGAAATTTTGTAGAGTTTTGTGAGGTTTTCTTCAACTTAATTACTTTTAATAGAAGAAAAAAATTTGATACAGAGTATAGTGATAGTTATAACATTATGTTCTTTACTCTATTTCATATTCTATTAGTATTTATGTTGTTAACTGGTCTTCAAATGTATGTTCATGGGCTAGCTTCAGGGCATAGTTCAATTGGTGCATGGTGGCCTTGGATTCTTCACGTATCTACTGATTGGACACTTTGGGTATTTGGTGGAAATATGGGTGTTAGAATTGCTCACCACACTGCAATGTATATTTTGATTATGTGGGTTATGTCACATATTTATTATCAAATCTGGAGAACTATCTTCTGGAGAGAGGGTGATATTAATATTGTATTTGGTGGTACAAAATTTGTTAACAAAAGCATTGTTAACTCAAAAGGTGAAGTTGAAACTCACGGAAAATAGAAAATTTGTTTCTATTTGTAATAGGCTGTGACAAAATGTTGCAGCCTATTTTTTTATAAAAGTTTATTTGAGTTAAAATATAAATTATAAATATAATATTTAATTTTAATAAATTTTTAAAGTTTAGGGATTTTTATGAACAATATAGTTATTGGAGTTGGGAATTTATTATTCAAAGATGAGGGTGTAGGTATTTATGCTGCAAAATATTTAAAAGAGAATTTTAAATTTGACGACAATTTAGAGATTATTGAAGGTGGAACATTAGGTTTTAAACTAATGACTTACTTTCAAGAGTATGATAATGTAATAATTTTAGATACTGTCTCTATTGAAGATAGAGCAGGGGAGATATATAGACTCCCTTCTGATGTATTGTTGGGACTTGGACAATATAGAAAAACTGCACACGAAGTAGAGATTGTTGAAATGCTTGAGATCTGCTCAGTTTTAGATAAACATGCAGAAGTTACTATTTTAGGAATAATTCCAGAAGATATTGTTACTGTTGAAATTGGACTTACCAAAACAATAGAGGACAAATTTGAAGAGTATATAGCACAAGCTTTAAAAGAGATTGAAACAACTGGAAGTAAAATTGAAAAAATCAATAATAAAAGTGTAAAAGATATTGCTTTAGAACTAATTGGAAGTTACAACGGGGAACATTTAAATAGGATTCCAAATGAGGAAGATACCACATGGAGCTAATTTATAAAATAGATTTTAATAGTACAAATTTTTATTTTAAAAATATCATTGATTGTATAATAAAAGAATCAAAAGTTAATGCTAACTCTAAAATGTATAAAGGTTTTATCCTTTTAATATGTGACGATATTCAAGAGAATATAGAAAAACTATTTAAAGAGTTAGAGACTAGACTTCCTTTATCTATTTTTTTATCAAATTCTGAAGTATTAGAGAGCTTTGATTATGAAAAATATGAAGAGATTGAAGATAAAGATATTAAAATTAATCTTACATTAATGACAAATGATCAAATAAAAAAGATACTAGAAGAGAATCATATAGACTTTTCAAATGATATAAATAAGATAAAAGAGGGCGGAATTTCAAGATTTGAAACAAATAATGGCTTAAAAGATTTTTTCCTTCCATCAAAGAAGTTAAGAGAGCTTTTTGAATCAAGGGGACATGAAGTTAAACTTTTAATTACAAATATAAATGCAGCCTCAAACCTTTTGGAGATTTCTCAAAAAGATTTACAACTTCTATGTTCAATAGAGAGACCTTTAGTAAAACTAAAATTTAAACTTTTAGAAAACAGGGATAAAGAGTACTCAAACACAAGATTTATCTATGCAAAAATTCCTGATGATAAAGAGACAGTGTTATTCTCAAATGCTTTAAAAAACAGTGGAATTGATTTTGTTTTATATATTAATGATGATATTTATCAAAACGGATTAAAAGTTACATATAATGATAAACAAAACATTATAATCCATGGAGAAAAAACGCTATTTCCTAAATATGACTATAAATTAAATAGAAAAGTAATTTGTGCAAAAGACTATTTTGATGAATATGGATCAGTTTTTAGAGCTACTCTTTGTCAGTTTAATAAAAAAGATGTTCCAGTTGCAGGAGCATATTTTTCATATAATAGTGAGAACTCTTCTATTTTAGTAAATCTTCCTGAAGTTGGTCAAAAAGATATTATACATATTCCAAATATTGTAAGTAGTGTTGATAACTGTTTAGAAGATATAAAATCAATTGATGAAAATTGCAATAGATTAGTTGAAAATTATAAAATAAAATTTCCTGAATTTTTTGAAAAAGAGTTTAATAATAGAAATAGTAATGGATTTGGGACAATTTTAAATATTTTATCTTATCTCTTAGGAATGAGAGATTATAAAGAGTTTGAAGATACGGCTTTATTGTATAGTGCAAAAGGTGGTATTCAAATTGATATGAATCTAATAAAAATTGATGGCAAAAACTATTTAGATTATAGAAGAGTTATACAAAGTTCAATGAGCTATCTTTTAGCTGGAGTTGAAAAGAGTATGATTGCTTACTCATTCTATGAAAGTTTATCAGAGTTTTTAGTGGATAATATTAATAAAATAGACAAAGAGATAAGAATCAATGATTTAATTCTTTGTGGAAATATGTTTGCAAATACAATACTGTTAACAAAACTAAATAAGAATCTAAAAAATGTAAATATTCTTATCTCTAAAGAGTATCCAATAGATTTATAGTAAAAAATAAATTACCAAATTAATTAAAAATCATTATTTTATCTTCTAAAATTAGATTTATTAGTTTTACTAATAAATCTAATTATTATGAAAATCACAAAAAAATAACCAATATTAAAAAATAGTGTAAAAATAATGTAATAAAAAGGGAGAAAAAAGGGAGGAAATTAGGCACACCTTTGTCACTATTTTGACACAAAATATAAAAAAGAATTATAAATTTATATAAATTTAAAAAAATTATTAATCTTTTAGTTAAAGTTAAGTTTAAGTCGTGTAATATTTCTACTAAACAATGAATATTCATTCAAAAATTTGATTTGAGTCAATTTTTATTGAAACAATTTTTATTAAAATTTGATGTTTGAACGAACAATTATTCAAAAGGATTGGTTGTGGAAGAAAAAAGTTTATTTGACAGACTTTCGAAAAGGTTAGAAACTCTTGAAAAACTACCAAAGTTAGACGAAAACAAGTCTATACCTAAGGTGTTAGAAGAGAAAGGTGTATCAAGAAGAGATTTTATGAAGTGGGCAACAGCAATTACTGCAATGTTAGCACTTCCAGGTAACTTTTCTCCTCTTGTTGCAAAGGCTGCAGAGTTAAGTGATAGATTACCTATCATTTGGTTGCATATGGCAGAGTGTACAGGATGTTCTGAGTCACTACTTAGAACTGATGCTCCAACAATCGATTCCTTAATATTTGATTACATCTCTTTAGAGTATCATGAAACATTAATGGCAAGTGCAGGTTGGCAAGCTGAACACAATTTAGAACATGCTATTGAAAGACATAAAGGTAACTACATCTTAATGGTAGAAGGTGGTATTCCTAGTGGACAAAATGATTTCTATTTAACTGTTGGTGGAAAAGGACATACAGGTGAGCACACTGCACAAATTGCATGTGAAAGTGCAAAAGCAATTTTTGCTATTGGTACATGTTCTTCTTTTGGTGGTGTTCAAGCTGCTATTCCTAATCCAACAGGAGCAGTTGCACTTAGCAAAATTACAAACAAACCAGTTATAAATGTACCTGGATGTCCTCCAAGTGAAAAAAATATTGTTGGAACTCTATTACATTTTATTCTTTATGGTACACTACCCGCCCTTGATGCATATAATAGACCAAAATGGGCTTACGGACTTAGAATTCACGATTTATGTGAGAGAAGAGGGCACTTTGATGCTGGTGAGTTTGTAGAAGAGTTTGGTGATGAAGGTGCAAAAAAAGGTTACTGTTTATATAAAGTTGGATGTAAAGGACCTTATACATTTAATAACTGTGGTAAAAATAGATTTAATCAACATACATCATGGCCTATTCAAGCTGGACATGGTTGTATAGGTTGTAGTGAGCCAGATTTCTGGGATACAATGGGACCATTTGAAGAGCCTGTTGCAGACAGATTATACAATACAGTATTTGGTGGATTAGGAGCAGATGCAACAGCAGATAAAATTGGTGTTGGGCTTCTTGCAGTAACCGGTATTGGTATTGCAGCACACGCAGCTATTTCAAAATTTAAACATCCAAAAGATGAGGAGTAAAAAAAATGGCAACTAAAAGAGTTATCGTAGACCCTATTACAAGAATCGAAGGACATTTAAGAATAGAAGTAGAGGTTGATGAAAATAATGTAATTCAAAATGCCTTCTCATCTGCAACACTTTGGAGAGGTTTAGAGACTATTGTAAAAAATAGAGACCCAAGAGATGCAGGATTTTTGATGCAAAGAATCTGTGGTGTTTGTACTTTCTCACACTATAGAGCAGGTATTGAAGCAGTTGAGGATGCACTTGGTATTGTTCCTCCTTTAAATGCAAAATTAACAAGAAGTTTAATGAACCAAGCACTATTTATGCATGACCACGTAATTCACTTTTACCATTTACATGGATTAGATTGGGTTGATGTTGTTTCAGCACTTAGTGCAGATCCAGCAAAAGCTGCTAAAGAAGCATTCCAATATACAAAATATCCAATTGCAACTGGTGAAAATGATTTAATTCAAGTAAAAGATAGAGTTAAAGCTTTTGTTGACAAAGGTGAACTTGGACCTTTTGCAAATGCATATTGGGGACATGGAACATTTAACTTTACACCAGAACAAAACTTAATTGCGCTTTCACACTATTTAAAAGCATTAGAAGTTCAAAGAACAGCAGCTCAATTAATGGCACTATTTGGTGGTAAACAACCACATCCACAAAGTTTAACTGTTGGTGGAGTTACTTGTGTTATGGATCTACTTGATCCTTCAAGAATGGGTGAATATTTAACAAAATATAAAGAAGTTTCTAACTTTATTAAAAATGCTTATTATGCAGATATTAAAATGGCTGCAAAAGCTTATGCTGGTGAAAAAAGTGTAACTGAAAAAGCTGGAACTATGAACTTTATGTCTCACCAAGAGATGCAATTAAATAGAACAGAATATCTTTTTGATACTGGTATTATTATGAATGGTGACTTATCAAATGTTCTTCCAATAAATGAAGATTTAATTACAGAAGAAGCAACACATGCATGGTATGCAGATAATGAGCCTTTACATCCATATAATGGTAAAACAAATCCTAACTATACAGGATTACAAGATAAAATGACTATTGGACCTGATGGAACTGAAATTCCTTCAAAATCGATTGATGATAAGGGTAAATATACTTGGATGAAATCTCCAAGATATGATGGTCAACCAATGGAAGTTGGACCATTAGCATCAGTTTTAGTTTCATATGCAAAAGGAAATAAAAGAGTTGTTAAAGTTGTAGATGAGTTCTTAAAAGAGACAGGTCTTCCAACAGCAGCACTATTTACAACTTTAGGAAGAACAGCGGCAAGATGTCTTCAAGCAATGGCTATTATTGATAATGGTTTAGAAACATTTACTACACTTATTGAAAATTTAAAAGTTGACCAAGATACTTGTGCTCCTTATAAAATTGATAAAAATAAAGAGTATAAAGGAAGATTCATTGGAGATGTTCCAAGAGGTATGTTATCTCACTGGATTAGAATTAAAAATGGTGTTGTTGAAAACTACCAAGCTGTTGTTCCATCAACATGGAATGCAGGTCCAGAAGATGCAAAAGGACAAAAAGGTCCTTATGAATCAAATCTAATTGGATTAAAAGTTGAAGATATCTCTAAACCTTTAGAGATAATTAGGGTTATTCATAGTTTTGACCCTTGTATTGCTTGTGCCGTTCATGTAATGGATCAAAAAGGTAATAATTTAGGTGTTTATAAAGTTGATCCTGTATATGGCACTAGCTGTTAGGAGTATATTATGATTAAAATGCATTATGAGTTTTCTTACTGGTTAAGAATAACTCACTGGGTAAGATTTATTGCAATTATAGTTTTAGTTGTATCTGGATTCTATATTGCGTATCCTTTTATAAGTCCTAGCAATAATGGAGGGGAGCCTGTTAATTTTTTAAATGCTCTTTTTAGATCATGGCATATAGTTTTTGGATTTCTTTTAATTGCTGTTACAATTGGAAAATTTTATCTTTTTATCTTTGATAAACAAAGTAAAATAGAGAGAGACTCTTTTTGGGATTTTATTAATCCTAAAGTGTGGTTACAACAAGTTGGATACTATCTATTAGTATCTAAACATCCACACGGTAAAGGGGTATATAATCCATTACAATTTATGGCTTATTTAGGAATTTATATCTCTGTTGTTATGATTTCATTAACTGGACTTATTCTTTATGTTCATGTGTATCATGAAGGTATGGGTGGACTATTTTATGATTTTATGAGATATTTTGAAGTTATGATGGGTGGTTTGGCTTTTGTTAGAGAGTTACACCATATCTTTATGTGGATTTTCATAATCTTCTTACCAATTCACGTTTACCTAGCTGTATTTAATGCAGTACATGGAAAAAATGGTGCTATGGACTCTATTATCAGCGGATATAGATGGGACAAAGTAGAAGAAAAATGAATATTCTAATATTAGGAATAGGAAATATCCTATTCCAAGACGAAGGAATCGGAGCACACTTTATCCACTATTTGGATGAAAAATATGAGTTCATTTCAGATAAACATACAATTAGTATTGTTGATGGTGGAACATTGGCTCAAAGATTGATTCCTTTGATTATAGAGTATGATAAAGTTTATGTAATTGACTGTATTGATGCCTTAGATAGTAAAGCTGGAGATGTATATTTCTTTGATTATCTAAAGGCACCAGCAGAGATTGATTGGCAAGGTAGTGCC comes from the Halarcobacter ebronensis genome and includes:
- a CDS encoding nickel-dependent hydrogenase large subunit, whose amino-acid sequence is MSKHVVIDPITRIEGHLRIEAVIDENNVITEAYSSSTMFRGIEEILKGRDPRDCGLLAMRICGVCTGTHYQRSIEAVEHAFGVTIPKNARIVRNLMQGALYLHDHIVHFYHLHALDWVDITKALEADPKAAVAEAQKWAKLSGQRPWNASEDVFAEVQARVTKYVKQGRLGVFGNAYWGSKAYKLTPEQNLIGLSHYLDALDLQRKIAKAQAIFGGKNPHPQSIVVGGVTCVQDIKNPARIAEFKDIIQLAQKFIKQAYLPDVYMAGTMYADEALEGVGGGLGNYMSYGDFNLDDTPFYEAKKLFPSGIVLNKDLTKVFDLDQSKITEDVTHSWYEGTDNLHPFNGKTNPNYTGFKEKKDGIAYLDVEKKYSWIKSPLYDDQRMEVGPLARMIVGVAKGDERITKYVTTFLKNGNLPTSVLFSTVGRTAGRAIETELMAEAILEWCDELAKNAAAGDLSTWTEFDFDKVAKDAQGYGMAEAPRGGLGHWVKIKDGKVVNYQAVVPSTWNAAPKDYKGRMGAYEASLVGTKVVDPDQPLEIIRTVHSFDPCIACAVHIVDTKGKELAVYKVDPVGGCRA
- a CDS encoding cytochrome b/b6 domain-containing protein yields the protein MKRVERMTPIMRTIHWMNAICMVVAVITGLYIGHPYYQTFIADPAVDKYVMAWNRWGHFIVAIIFDVTAILIGYLYLFSRFEKPYKKILPTKRNFVEFCEVFFNLITFNRRKKFDTEYSDSYNIMFFTLFHILLVFMLLTGLQMYVHGLASGHSSIGAWWPWILHVSTDWTLWVFGGNMGVRIAHHTAMYILIMWVMSHIYYQIWRTIFWREGDINIVFGGTKFVNKSIVNSKGEVETHGK
- a CDS encoding HyaD/HybD family hydrogenase maturation endopeptidase, coding for MNNIVIGVGNLLFKDEGVGIYAAKYLKENFKFDDNLEIIEGGTLGFKLMTYFQEYDNVIILDTVSIEDRAGEIYRLPSDVLLGLGQYRKTAHEVEIVEMLEICSVLDKHAEVTILGIIPEDIVTVEIGLTKTIEDKFEEYIAQALKEIETTGSKIEKINNKSVKDIALELIGSYNGEHLNRIPNEEDTTWS
- a CDS encoding hydrogenase small subunit — its product is MEEKSLFDRLSKRLETLEKLPKLDENKSIPKVLEEKGVSRRDFMKWATAITAMLALPGNFSPLVAKAAELSDRLPIIWLHMAECTGCSESLLRTDAPTIDSLIFDYISLEYHETLMASAGWQAEHNLEHAIERHKGNYILMVEGGIPSGQNDFYLTVGGKGHTGEHTAQIACESAKAIFAIGTCSSFGGVQAAIPNPTGAVALSKITNKPVINVPGCPPSEKNIVGTLLHFILYGTLPALDAYNRPKWAYGLRIHDLCERRGHFDAGEFVEEFGDEGAKKGYCLYKVGCKGPYTFNNCGKNRFNQHTSWPIQAGHGCIGCSEPDFWDTMGPFEEPVADRLYNTVFGGLGADATADKIGVGLLAVTGIGIAAHAAISKFKHPKDEE
- a CDS encoding nickel-dependent hydrogenase large subunit — translated: MATKRVIVDPITRIEGHLRIEVEVDENNVIQNAFSSATLWRGLETIVKNRDPRDAGFLMQRICGVCTFSHYRAGIEAVEDALGIVPPLNAKLTRSLMNQALFMHDHVIHFYHLHGLDWVDVVSALSADPAKAAKEAFQYTKYPIATGENDLIQVKDRVKAFVDKGELGPFANAYWGHGTFNFTPEQNLIALSHYLKALEVQRTAAQLMALFGGKQPHPQSLTVGGVTCVMDLLDPSRMGEYLTKYKEVSNFIKNAYYADIKMAAKAYAGEKSVTEKAGTMNFMSHQEMQLNRTEYLFDTGIIMNGDLSNVLPINEDLITEEATHAWYADNEPLHPYNGKTNPNYTGLQDKMTIGPDGTEIPSKSIDDKGKYTWMKSPRYDGQPMEVGPLASVLVSYAKGNKRVVKVVDEFLKETGLPTAALFTTLGRTAARCLQAMAIIDNGLETFTTLIENLKVDQDTCAPYKIDKNKEYKGRFIGDVPRGMLSHWIRIKNGVVENYQAVVPSTWNAGPEDAKGQKGPYESNLIGLKVEDISKPLEIIRVIHSFDPCIACAVHVMDQKGNNLGVYKVDPVYGTSC
- the cybH gene encoding Ni/Fe-hydrogenase, b-type cytochrome subunit, yielding MIKMHYEFSYWLRITHWVRFIAIIVLVVSGFYIAYPFISPSNNGGEPVNFLNALFRSWHIVFGFLLIAVTIGKFYLFIFDKQSKIERDSFWDFINPKVWLQQVGYYLLVSKHPHGKGVYNPLQFMAYLGIYISVVMISLTGLILYVHVYHEGMGGLFYDFMRYFEVMMGGLAFVRELHHIFMWIFIIFLPIHVYLAVFNAVHGKNGAMDSIISGYRWDKVEEK
- a CDS encoding HyaD/HybD family hydrogenase maturation endopeptidase, whose product is MNILILGIGNILFQDEGIGAHFIHYLDEKYEFISDKHTISIVDGGTLAQRLIPLIIEYDKVYVIDCIDALDSKAGDVYFFDYLKAPAEIDWQGSAHEVEMLQTLNMIKMNGDLPDTQVVGVIPKRVADDTTFDLSSEIVNATATMEKVMVESLENLGVELRVRQSNLTIEDIAKISFKRDIVNGPKI